A genome region from Schaalia sp. 19OD2882 includes the following:
- a CDS encoding class II aldolase/adducin family protein — MFNRAHLPLAFEILYYCQKSMEYGLNFNTQGNISARIPGTDLVMVTPSDIEYDRMSATDMVIVDMDGAVHSGSHAPSSEIDVHLATYERRPDAQAIVHAEPVFANAFGVAGTPIAGSMVNMIIYTKGEVPIMPFQQSNSREFGEAMCDVMGDLNAVVWANHGILTVGPDLRTAFKTAVAVESAAKILWAAKAISSDLSLLSYDELGLDHAL, encoded by the coding sequence ATGTTCAACCGTGCTCATCTTCCCCTCGCCTTTGAGATCCTCTACTACTGCCAGAAGTCGATGGAGTACGGACTCAACTTCAACACCCAGGGCAACATCTCGGCGAGGATCCCCGGCACGGACCTGGTCATGGTCACCCCCTCGGACATCGAGTACGACCGGATGTCCGCCACTGACATGGTCATCGTCGACATGGACGGCGCGGTCCACTCCGGCTCGCACGCCCCGTCCTCGGAGATCGACGTCCACCTGGCCACCTACGAGCGCCGCCCGGATGCGCAGGCGATCGTCCACGCCGAACCGGTTTTCGCCAACGCATTCGGGGTGGCCGGCACCCCGATCGCCGGGTCCATGGTGAACATGATCATCTACACCAAGGGCGAAGTGCCGATCATGCCCTTCCAGCAGTCCAACTCCCGCGAGTTCGGCGAGGCCATGTGCGATGTCATGGGTGATCTCAATGCTGTCGTGTGGGCGAACCACGGGATCCTCACCGTGGGCCCCGACCTGCGCACGGCCTTCAAAACCGCCGTGGCCGTCGAGTCGGCGGCGAAGATCCTGTGGGCGGCCAAGGCGATCTCCAGTGACCTGAGCCTGCTCTCCTACGACGAGCTGGGGTTGGACCATGCCCTCTGA
- a CDS encoding ketose-bisphosphate aldolase encodes MPSEFLRPMSDLLVEAERGGYAVGAFNCSTLEQVAAVVEVANREHSPVIVQMIAGVGTLPDAIMWPLARSVVEATAQVPVALHLDHGRTYEDCARAIDCGFTSVMRDASRDEAGRTPLSLEDNIAETLRVVTLAAGAGVSVEGEVGTVGGGGEGAGMRGAFDFETTSVEDAVHFARTTGVDAMALAVGTSHGAVKFPVGAQPELRFDLIEQVHRALPEVALVLHGSSTCPHEDVARVNAHGGRVSPSSGITAEDKRRAVALGMRKINQGTDSNLAWTGATRAWMGAHRDQVDPWEVTRAGMEAMQVAVARAMEVFGSTNRV; translated from the coding sequence ATGCCCTCTGAGTTCTTGCGCCCCATGTCCGACCTGCTGGTCGAGGCCGAGCGGGGCGGTTACGCGGTGGGTGCCTTCAACTGCTCGACACTGGAGCAGGTGGCGGCCGTGGTCGAGGTGGCGAACCGGGAACACAGCCCGGTCATCGTCCAGATGATCGCCGGAGTGGGAACCCTGCCGGATGCGATCATGTGGCCGCTGGCCCGCTCCGTCGTGGAGGCCACGGCGCAGGTGCCGGTGGCCCTGCACCTGGACCACGGGCGCACCTACGAGGACTGCGCCCGCGCCATCGACTGCGGTTTCACCTCGGTCATGCGTGACGCCTCCAGGGACGAGGCCGGTCGAACGCCCTTGAGCCTGGAGGACAACATCGCCGAGACCCTCCGCGTGGTCACCTTGGCCGCAGGGGCAGGGGTGTCGGTCGAAGGCGAGGTCGGCACGGTCGGCGGCGGGGGAGAAGGCGCCGGCATGCGCGGGGCCTTCGACTTCGAGACGACGAGCGTCGAGGACGCTGTCCACTTCGCCCGCACCACCGGTGTGGATGCCATGGCCCTGGCCGTGGGCACCAGCCACGGAGCGGTCAAGTTCCCCGTGGGCGCCCAACCGGAGCTGCGTTTCGACCTCATCGAGCAGGTCCACCGGGCGCTGCCGGAGGTGGCCCTGGTGCTCCACGGCAGTTCGACCTGCCCGCACGAGGACGTGGCCCGCGTCAACGCCCATGGCGGGCGGGTATCGCCCTCGTCAGGGATCACCGCCGAGGACAAGCGTCGGGCGGTCGCCTTGGGGATGCGCAAGATCAACCAGGGCACCGACTCGAATTTGGCGTGGACCGGCGCCACCCGCGCGTGGATGGGTGCCCATCGGGACCAGGTCGACCCGTGGGAGGTCACGAGGGCGGGAATGGAGGCCATGCAGGTCGCGGTCGCGCGCGCAATGGAGGTCTTCGGTTCGACCAATCGGGTCTGA
- a CDS encoding Bax inhibitor-1/YccA family protein translates to MSNPVFNKLEREWAGTTPAGYPTMPGYQVGAPGAQTQYAPPSPHRGTQQGGPISQSAPSGWDQQAMEAAWQAPAADAVDRGRMTFDDVLVKTGLSFALLLAVGTVSWWAATMNSSILFGLVAVGFIGGFVLALVNSFSRTIRPALVLAYAAFEGMALGAFSMLMEHLYPGIVIQAVLATLAVFGVTLVLFTMGIVRNSPKLAKIALIGLVGLLVYRLVNMLLVAFGVIGTSFSNTTISILGLQVEVGVLVGLIAVGIGTLCLIQDFDQAKVGIQMGAPSRYAWACAFGLMVTIVWMYLEILQLLARLRD, encoded by the coding sequence ATGAGCAACCCGGTCTTCAACAAGCTCGAGCGAGAGTGGGCGGGCACCACTCCGGCCGGATACCCGACCATGCCCGGCTACCAGGTCGGTGCGCCCGGCGCCCAGACGCAGTACGCCCCACCCTCGCCCCACCGGGGAACCCAGCAGGGTGGGCCCATCTCCCAGTCCGCCCCGTCAGGGTGGGACCAGCAGGCGATGGAGGCCGCATGGCAGGCGCCCGCCGCCGACGCAGTGGACCGCGGCCGCATGACCTTCGACGACGTCCTGGTCAAGACGGGCCTGTCCTTCGCGCTCCTCCTGGCCGTGGGCACCGTGTCGTGGTGGGCGGCCACCATGAACTCGTCGATCCTCTTCGGTCTTGTCGCCGTCGGCTTCATCGGCGGCTTCGTCCTGGCCTTGGTCAACAGTTTCTCGCGGACCATCCGGCCCGCCCTGGTTCTGGCCTACGCGGCCTTCGAAGGCATGGCCCTGGGCGCCTTCTCGATGCTCATGGAGCACCTGTACCCGGGCATCGTCATCCAGGCGGTCCTGGCCACGCTCGCCGTCTTCGGGGTGACCCTGGTGCTGTTCACCATGGGGATCGTGCGCAACTCGCCCAAGTTGGCCAAGATCGCCCTGATCGGCTTGGTGGGATTGTTGGTCTACCGCCTGGTCAACATGCTGTTGGTGGCCTTCGGCGTCATCGGCACCTCCTTCTCGAACACGACGATCTCGATCCTGGGTCTGCAGGTCGAGGTCGGTGTGCTGGTCGGCCTCATCGCCGTGGGCATCGGCACCCTGTGCCTCATCCAGGACTTCGACCAGGCCAAGGTCGGCATCCAGATGGGCGCCCCCTCCCGCTACGCGTGGGCCTGCGCATTCGGCCTCATGGTCACCATCGTGTGGATGTACCTGGAGATCCTGCAGCTGCTGGCCAGACTGCGCGACTGA
- a CDS encoding FKBP-type peptidyl-prolyl cis-trans isomerase: MENITVTGDFGRKPVLTFDSTEPSPELLVEVLHEGEGQVVEAGDEIHCHYLGQVWNGKVFDNSYDRGGALTFQIGVGMVIRGWDEGLVGHRVGSRVLLSIPSEYGYGQRGVPQAGIRGGDTLVFVTDILGVA; the protein is encoded by the coding sequence GTGGAGAACATCACCGTCACCGGCGACTTCGGTCGCAAGCCCGTCCTCACCTTCGATTCGACCGAGCCCTCGCCTGAGCTGCTGGTCGAAGTCCTGCACGAGGGTGAGGGCCAGGTGGTCGAAGCCGGCGACGAGATCCACTGCCACTACTTGGGGCAGGTGTGGAACGGCAAGGTCTTCGACAACTCCTACGACCGCGGCGGCGCCCTGACTTTCCAGATCGGCGTCGGAATGGTCATCCGCGGCTGGGACGAGGGCCTGGTCGGACACCGTGTGGGCTCACGTGTCCTGCTGTCCATCCCTTCCGAGTACGGCTACGGTCAGCGCGGCGTTCCCCAGGCGGGGATTCGAGGCGGGGACACCCTGGTCTTCGTCACCGACATCCTCGGCGTCGCCTGA
- a CDS encoding AI-2E family transporter — protein sequence MSAENSRQWWGFADLLDRIVTQRPERRKVDERGPAIEFHASESLRDESAQSAVPWSLRVAAAMSWRAIVVAAAAAGLAWIAVQLSFILLPLAIALLLAVLISPMVEWMHRRLRFPRALAAALGLVITLAVVVATLSGAGTEIALQVPDLIRQANLGLTEAIEWIKSLPLNIDTSALDHIQRTVQVEVTAWLQKNSQTVASGALSVTSSVISLLSGLAMTLFCLFFLLKDGRRIWIWVVRMLPEPARVPVHESAIRGWVTLGAYVRGQIQVAAIDAVSIGIGAAFLGIPMAVPITVVVFFGSFVPIVGALVSGSIAVLVALVSKGLTAGVIMLVVILVVQQVEGNLLQPFIMSNAVSLHPMAVLLVVAGCGAVAGIPGAVFGVPVAAFLNATMLYLHGYDPVPELATKKDRPGGAPGHLAEMIRSSYKREGAAPVVMVAEAPLDANGDGVVDEEEAAAAQERARLKAAEEAEGARPLVGEGVAPDSPAEPDQSGGRVN from the coding sequence ATGAGCGCAGAGAACTCACGCCAGTGGTGGGGGTTTGCCGACCTGCTCGACCGCATCGTCACGCAACGCCCGGAGCGGCGCAAGGTGGATGAGCGCGGTCCCGCCATCGAATTCCACGCCAGTGAGTCCCTGCGCGACGAATCCGCACAGTCCGCTGTCCCGTGGTCGCTGCGTGTGGCGGCCGCCATGTCCTGGCGGGCGATCGTCGTCGCTGCGGCCGCCGCGGGCCTGGCGTGGATCGCCGTGCAACTGTCCTTCATCCTGCTTCCCCTGGCCATCGCCTTGCTCCTTGCGGTGCTGATCTCGCCCATGGTCGAGTGGATGCATCGGCGGCTCCGCTTCCCGCGGGCGTTGGCGGCCGCCCTGGGACTGGTCATCACCCTGGCCGTCGTCGTGGCCACACTGTCCGGAGCGGGCACGGAGATCGCCCTTCAGGTCCCGGACCTCATCAGGCAGGCGAACCTCGGTCTGACCGAGGCCATCGAGTGGATCAAGAGTCTGCCCCTGAACATCGACACCTCGGCGCTGGACCACATCCAGCGAACCGTCCAGGTCGAGGTGACCGCTTGGCTGCAGAAGAACTCCCAGACCGTGGCCTCCGGTGCCCTGTCGGTGACCAGCTCCGTCATCAGTTTGCTCTCCGGACTGGCCATGACCCTGTTCTGCCTGTTCTTCCTGCTCAAGGACGGGCGCCGCATCTGGATCTGGGTGGTGCGCATGCTCCCCGAACCGGCGCGGGTGCCCGTCCACGAGTCGGCGATCCGCGGGTGGGTGACCCTGGGCGCTTACGTGCGCGGCCAGATCCAGGTGGCCGCAATCGACGCGGTCTCCATCGGCATCGGTGCCGCATTCCTCGGCATCCCCATGGCCGTGCCGATCACCGTCGTCGTCTTCTTCGGTTCCTTCGTGCCGATCGTGGGTGCGCTGGTGTCCGGGTCCATCGCGGTCCTGGTGGCGCTGGTCAGCAAGGGCCTGACCGCGGGCGTCATCATGTTGGTCGTCATCTTGGTGGTCCAACAGGTCGAAGGAAACCTGCTGCAGCCCTTCATCATGTCCAACGCCGTGTCACTGCACCCCATGGCCGTGCTGCTGGTGGTCGCCGGATGCGGCGCCGTGGCCGGTATTCCCGGTGCGGTCTTCGGCGTGCCGGTGGCCGCCTTCCTCAACGCCACCATGTTGTACCTGCACGGTTACGACCCGGTGCCCGAACTGGCCACGAAGAAGGACCGACCCGGTGGGGCGCCCGGGCACCTGGCGGAGATGATCCGCTCCTCCTACAAGCGTGAGGGCGCCGCCCCGGTCGTCATGGTGGCCGAAGCCCCGCTGGATGCCAATGGGGACGGAGTCGTCGACGAAGAGGAGGCCGCTGCCGCCCAGGAGCGCGCCCGTCTCAAGGCAGCGGAGGAAGCCGAAGGCGCGCGCCCGCTCGTAGGCGAGGGCGTGGCGCCCGACTCCCCGGCCGAACCCGACCAGTCGGGTGGCCGAGTCAACTGA
- the greA gene encoding transcription elongation factor GreA: MADTQWLTQAQYDALQAELTERVEVTRPHIAKLIDAARQEGDLRENGGYHAARNEQSLNETRIQTLQEMLENAEVGETPADDGVVEAGMVVKARVAGREMEFLLGSRDAGGDLGVQVFSTQAPLGAAVNGARAGETVSYEAPNGKTIEVEIISATPFKG; this comes from the coding sequence ATGGCCGACACCCAGTGGCTGACCCAGGCCCAGTACGACGCGCTGCAGGCCGAGCTGACCGAACGGGTCGAGGTCACGCGCCCCCACATTGCCAAACTCATCGACGCCGCCCGCCAGGAAGGCGACCTGCGTGAGAACGGCGGCTACCACGCGGCCCGCAATGAGCAGTCCCTGAACGAGACCCGCATCCAGACCCTGCAGGAGATGCTAGAGAACGCCGAGGTGGGTGAGACCCCCGCCGATGACGGTGTGGTCGAAGCCGGAATGGTGGTCAAGGCGCGGGTCGCCGGGCGGGAGATGGAGTTCCTGCTGGGATCACGTGACGCCGGCGGCGACCTCGGCGTGCAGGTCTTTTCGACCCAGGCCCCCTTGGGTGCCGCCGTCAACGGGGCACGCGCAGGCGAGACCGTCAGCTACGAGGCCCCCAACGGCAAGACCATCGAGGTGGAGATCATCTCCGCCACCCCCTTCAAGGGCTGA
- a CDS encoding hemolysin III family protein, translating to MKIASLKPTQWIPDQLVAIKPHLRGWIHLVTAPLSLAASIVLTVLAPTTATKWGAAVYLVASLVLFGVSAAYHRFYWAPKWENFWRRLDHSNIFLLIAGTYTPLCLALLSSHDAMVILLIVWCGALAGILFNLFWLNAPRWLLTLVYVVLGWVAIAYLPQLWAAGGPAVVLLIFAGGLLYTAGAVIYALKRPNPSPTWFGFHEIFHACTVAAWTCHCVAVYLAVLGAA from the coding sequence ATGAAGATCGCTTCGCTCAAGCCGACTCAGTGGATCCCCGACCAGCTCGTCGCGATCAAGCCGCATCTTCGCGGGTGGATTCACCTGGTCACCGCCCCCTTGTCGCTTGCCGCCTCAATCGTCCTGACCGTCCTTGCCCCGACCACTGCCACGAAGTGGGGGGCCGCAGTGTACTTGGTCGCCTCACTGGTGCTCTTCGGTGTGTCGGCCGCCTACCACCGCTTCTACTGGGCGCCGAAGTGGGAGAACTTCTGGAGGCGCTTGGACCACTCGAACATCTTCCTGCTCATCGCCGGGACCTACACCCCTTTGTGTCTTGCCCTGCTGTCCTCTCACGACGCCATGGTGATCCTGCTGATCGTGTGGTGCGGCGCCTTGGCGGGCATCCTGTTCAACCTGTTCTGGTTGAACGCCCCACGCTGGTTGCTGACATTGGTGTACGTCGTGCTGGGATGGGTGGCCATCGCCTACCTGCCACAGTTGTGGGCGGCGGGCGGCCCAGCCGTCGTCCTTCTGATCTTCGCGGGCGGCCTGCTGTACACGGCCGGCGCCGTCATCTACGCCTTGAAGCGTCCGAACCCGTCGCCCACGTGGTTCGGCTTCCACGAGATCTTCCATGCGTGCACGGTGGCCGCGTGGACCTGCCACTGCGTCGCCGTCTACTTGGCGGTCCTCGGAGCGGCCTGA
- a CDS encoding isoprenyl transferase, translating into MAQWNLLYDLYERRVMRSLRRESIPRHIGVILDGNRRWAKATGATTSQGHRAGAGRIAEFLGWADEVGVEIVTLWMLSTDNLSRSSKELEELLGIICAAVASLAQQGPWRLRLVGDMSLLPDNVAQDLRMSVDSTSQSAGMTVNIAVGYGGRHEITNAVRALIRSAGEQGRSLEELADTLSDADIGAHLYTKDQPDPDLVIRTSGEQRLSGFMLWQSAHSEFYFCETYWPDFRRVDFLRALRAYAQRERRMGR; encoded by the coding sequence GTGGCGCAGTGGAACCTGCTCTACGACCTCTACGAACGCCGTGTCATGCGCTCGCTGCGCCGCGAGTCCATCCCGCGCCACATCGGCGTCATACTGGACGGCAACCGCCGCTGGGCCAAGGCCACGGGCGCCACCACCTCCCAGGGGCACCGTGCGGGCGCCGGCCGGATCGCCGAGTTCCTCGGGTGGGCCGACGAGGTCGGTGTCGAGATCGTCACCCTGTGGATGCTCTCCACCGACAACCTGTCGCGCTCGTCGAAGGAGCTGGAGGAGTTGCTCGGCATCATCTGTGCCGCAGTGGCCTCGCTGGCGCAGCAGGGCCCGTGGCGGCTGCGGCTGGTCGGTGACATGAGTCTGCTTCCCGACAACGTCGCCCAGGACCTGCGGATGTCCGTGGACTCCACCTCCCAGAGCGCGGGCATGACAGTGAACATCGCCGTCGGTTACGGCGGGCGGCACGAGATCACCAACGCCGTGCGCGCCCTGATCCGCTCGGCAGGCGAGCAGGGGCGCAGCCTGGAAGAGCTGGCCGACACCCTCAGCGACGCCGACATCGGCGCCCACCTGTACACCAAGGACCAGCCCGACCCTGACCTGGTCATTCGCACCTCCGGCGAGCAACGCCTGTCGGGCTTCATGCTCTGGCAGTCGGCGCACTCCGAGTTCTACTTCTGCGAGACCTACTGGCCCGACTTCCGCAGGGTCGACTTCCTGCGGGCGCTGCGTGCCTACGCCCAGCGTGAGCGACGCATGGGGCGTTGA
- a CDS encoding carbohydrate kinase, translating into MDLATTPHVLAIGETLMDIVQPFGASEPAAEYPGGSPANVAMTLGRLGRTVVLQTWIGDDLRGHAIDAHFSASRVHITAESHGAHHTSTALASLDQRGAATYTFDFDWSPTAPIAVGEAARIVHAGSISATTTPGCDAVLDALQRARAHALVTYDPNARPSLMGTPEQALAKVERCVAQADVVKVSDEDIEWLTGGRDMDEVVAAWLELGPKLIVVTRGKKGALAVSASGVRLESVPGDVVVVDTVGAGDSFMGGILDALWELGLLGAEGRERLASISRDEVAAILARADRVADVTVSRSGANPPWADELEG; encoded by the coding sequence ATGGACCTCGCCACCACGCCCCACGTCCTCGCGATCGGCGAAACGCTCATGGACATCGTCCAGCCCTTCGGTGCCAGTGAGCCTGCCGCCGAGTACCCGGGTGGTTCCCCTGCTAATGTCGCAATGACCCTGGGGCGATTGGGGCGCACGGTCGTCCTGCAGACGTGGATCGGTGACGACCTGCGCGGGCACGCGATCGATGCGCACTTTTCCGCCTCTCGCGTGCACATCACCGCCGAGTCGCACGGCGCCCATCACACGTCGACCGCCTTGGCCTCCTTGGACCAGCGTGGCGCGGCCACCTACACCTTCGACTTCGACTGGAGCCCCACTGCGCCCATCGCAGTGGGCGAAGCCGCTCGAATCGTGCATGCCGGGTCGATCTCGGCGACGACCACACCCGGCTGCGACGCGGTTCTCGACGCGTTGCAGCGCGCACGCGCCCACGCGTTGGTCACCTACGACCCCAATGCACGCCCGAGCCTCATGGGCACGCCCGAACAGGCACTGGCCAAGGTGGAGCGTTGCGTCGCCCAGGCCGACGTGGTCAAGGTCTCCGACGAGGACATCGAGTGGTTGACCGGCGGGCGCGACATGGACGAGGTCGTGGCCGCTTGGCTGGAACTCGGCCCGAAGTTGATCGTGGTCACCCGCGGCAAGAAGGGCGCGTTGGCCGTGTCCGCATCGGGTGTTCGCCTGGAGTCCGTGCCCGGGGACGTTGTTGTCGTGGACACGGTGGGGGCCGGTGATTCGTTCATGGGCGGCATCCTGGACGCCCTGTGGGAGCTGGGCCTGCTCGGCGCCGAGGGCCGCGAGCGTCTTGCCTCCATCAGTCGGGACGAGGTCGCAGCCATCCTTGCGCGGGCCGACCGGGTTGCCGATGTCACGGTGTCGCGCTCGGGCGCGAATCCGCCGTGGGCGGACGAGCTCGAAGGCTGA
- a CDS encoding exodeoxyribonuclease VII small subunit, with amino-acid sequence MTRQERPDPQALSYEEARDELVAIVRQLEGGQAPLEATMELWERGEALAGRCRTVLEDARARLDRTQAQSSVSEATN; translated from the coding sequence ATGACCAGACAAGAACGTCCCGATCCCCAGGCCCTCAGCTATGAGGAGGCCCGCGACGAGCTGGTGGCCATCGTCCGCCAGCTCGAAGGCGGACAGGCGCCATTGGAAGCCACGATGGAGCTGTGGGAACGCGGCGAGGCTCTGGCGGGGCGCTGCCGCACGGTGCTGGAGGATGCTCGCGCACGCCTGGATCGCACCCAGGCGCAATCCAGTGTGTCCGAGGCCACCAACTGA
- the xseA gene encoding exodeoxyribonuclease VII large subunit, which yields MPQTSPAGNPQPLAAKAADTTRENPWPLRLLAENIRRYVDRMSEMWVEGQVVEYRPRPGTKMAYFVLRDLQADMSMRVSTFAGVMEAVGPGFEEGARVVARIKPNFWERTGSLDLRAKEIHLQGIGDLLARVEELRRRLAAEGIFDEDRKKPLPFLPRIVGLVCGRNAKAKEDVMVNAAARWPGVRFEVREVAVQGNAAVPQVCGAVEELDAMSGVDVIVVTRGGGAVEDLLPFSDERMVRVVAAARTPVVSAIGHESDAPLLDLVADHRASTPTDAARRVVPDLAQELEGLTRATQSMRSRIATRLAQEEHALELLTSRPVLLQPSAVLEGHFSVLDAHMASLRRAVERTLEREGALLAHASTTLKALSPQATLERGYSLLRTPSGALVRSAEEVKKGDLLEGVLARGRLVAQVVGATKPPAP from the coding sequence GTGCCCCAGACTTCACCCGCCGGCAACCCGCAGCCCTTGGCCGCCAAAGCCGCCGACACCACCCGCGAGAACCCGTGGCCGTTGCGCCTGTTGGCGGAGAACATCCGCCGTTACGTCGACCGGATGTCGGAGATGTGGGTCGAAGGTCAGGTGGTCGAATACCGCCCGAGGCCCGGCACGAAGATGGCCTACTTCGTCCTGCGCGACCTGCAGGCCGACATGTCGATGCGCGTGTCGACCTTCGCCGGGGTCATGGAGGCGGTGGGCCCCGGCTTCGAAGAGGGTGCACGTGTCGTGGCCCGCATTAAGCCGAACTTCTGGGAACGTACGGGTTCTCTTGACCTGCGTGCCAAGGAGATTCACCTGCAGGGCATCGGCGACCTGCTGGCACGTGTCGAGGAGCTCCGTCGGCGCCTTGCCGCGGAAGGCATCTTCGACGAGGACCGGAAGAAGCCCCTGCCCTTCCTGCCGCGAATCGTCGGACTGGTGTGTGGCCGCAATGCGAAGGCGAAGGAGGACGTCATGGTCAACGCGGCTGCGCGTTGGCCGGGCGTGCGCTTCGAGGTGCGTGAGGTCGCCGTGCAGGGCAACGCCGCCGTGCCGCAGGTCTGCGGGGCCGTCGAGGAACTTGATGCGATGAGCGGCGTAGACGTCATCGTCGTCACCCGTGGTGGCGGTGCCGTGGAGGATCTGCTGCCGTTCTCCGACGAACGCATGGTGCGTGTGGTGGCAGCGGCCCGAACCCCCGTGGTCTCGGCGATCGGGCACGAATCCGACGCACCCTTGCTGGACCTGGTGGCCGACCACCGCGCTTCGACTCCCACAGATGCCGCACGTCGTGTGGTACCTGACCTGGCCCAGGAGTTGGAGGGATTGACGAGGGCGACGCAGTCGATGCGTTCCCGCATCGCCACCCGCCTTGCCCAGGAGGAGCATGCACTGGAATTGCTCACCTCGCGCCCGGTGTTGCTCCAGCCCTCGGCGGTGCTGGAGGGCCACTTCAGCGTGCTGGATGCACACATGGCGAGCCTGCGCCGCGCAGTGGAGCGGACACTGGAGCGTGAGGGTGCGCTTCTGGCGCATGCCAGTACCACCCTGAAGGCGCTGTCACCCCAGGCCACCTTGGAGCGGGGATACTCGCTGCTGCGCACTCCCTCGGGGGCTTTGGTGCGCAGCGCCGAGGAGGTCAAGAAGGGGGACCTGTTGGAAGGCGTTCTGGCACGAGGGCGCCTGGTCGCCCAAGTCGTCGGTGCGACGAAGCCACCGGCCCCCTGA
- a CDS encoding 4-hydroxy-3-methylbut-2-enyl diphosphate reductase gives MTLQTNQPLVETASAPAPTGTGRVLVAAPRGYCAGVDRAVDVVEKALDLYGPPVYVRKEIVHNKYVVEMLTKRGAVFVQETDEVPEGAHVVFSAHGVSPMVRETADAHGLHAIDATCPLVTKVHREAVRFANEDYDIVLVGHEGHEEVEGTYGEAPEHIQVVGTPDEVSKVQVRDPERVVWLSQTTLSVDETNQTVDRLRQRFPLLVNPPSDDICYATQNRQIAVKSIAPQVDVMVVVGSANSSNSVRLVEVALEAGAGAAHRVDKADELQVEWFDGASTVGLTSGASVPEILVREVVDWLGEHGFPNVEEVRTETETTTFALPRNLRAALKEHGMVDQRPHARRQAGPDHTS, from the coding sequence ATGACGCTCCAGACGAACCAGCCCCTGGTTGAAACCGCCTCCGCCCCTGCTCCCACGGGCACCGGACGGGTCCTGGTGGCCGCACCACGTGGATACTGCGCAGGGGTCGATCGCGCCGTGGACGTGGTGGAGAAAGCACTGGACCTGTACGGCCCGCCCGTCTACGTGCGCAAGGAGATCGTCCACAACAAGTACGTCGTGGAGATGCTCACCAAACGTGGCGCCGTATTCGTCCAGGAAACCGACGAGGTGCCCGAAGGCGCCCATGTGGTCTTTTCCGCGCACGGCGTCTCGCCGATGGTTCGCGAAACCGCTGATGCGCACGGCCTGCACGCCATTGACGCCACTTGTCCGCTGGTGACGAAGGTGCATCGCGAGGCAGTGCGATTCGCCAACGAGGACTACGACATCGTCCTGGTCGGACACGAAGGCCATGAAGAGGTCGAAGGCACCTACGGTGAGGCGCCCGAACACATCCAGGTCGTCGGTACCCCCGACGAGGTCTCCAAGGTCCAGGTGCGTGACCCCGAGCGCGTCGTCTGGCTCTCGCAGACCACCTTGTCCGTCGACGAGACCAACCAGACCGTCGACCGCCTGCGCCAGCGCTTCCCTTTGCTGGTCAATCCGCCTTCCGATGACATCTGCTACGCGACCCAGAACCGTCAGATCGCTGTGAAGTCCATTGCGCCACAGGTCGATGTCATGGTGGTCGTCGGCTCGGCGAACTCGTCGAACTCCGTGCGCCTGGTCGAGGTGGCCCTGGAGGCCGGGGCTGGTGCCGCACATCGTGTCGACAAGGCCGACGAGTTGCAGGTCGAATGGTTCGACGGGGCGTCGACGGTCGGCTTGACCTCGGGGGCTTCGGTGCCCGAGATCCTTGTGCGAGAGGTTGTCGATTGGTTGGGCGAGCATGGCTTCCCGAATGTCGAAGAGGTGCGTACCGAGACCGAAACGACGACCTTTGCACTGCCGAGGAACCTGCGCGCGGCCCTCAAGGAGCACGGAATGGTCGACCAGCGCCCGCATGCCAGGCGCCAGGCCGGGCCTGACCACACGAGCTGA